ACCACGACCCATTAAGGTATTTTGAAGCTGCACACAAGCAAACTCGTGCATACCGCTTTCTTTAGATATACTTATATTTTGTACGGTATTAAAATCCTTATATAAAGGGTATGCATTAATACCTGTTTGCATTTCTTTCTGAATACTTTCCTTCTTACCATAACCTAAAGCTAATGCCGCAGAACCTATTGCTTGTCCAGGTTGGATAATTACAGGTACATTATTTAGCTCTACACCATCTGCCTTTATCGTTACATAACTTCCGTTAAGCGCTCCATTTGCAACGTGAGTATTTTTAAGCTCTAATCTATCTGCATCTGCTTTAGAAACTAACAAATAGTTATCCCAAGATGCTCTAGTTATTGGATCAGGGAATTCTTGCAACCAAGGATTGTTTGCCTGTTGACCATCTCCTAATGCAGTTGAAGTATAAAGTGTTAACTCTAATCCACTTCCTGAATTAGTAGCAGACTGCGCTAAACGTCTTGCTGCTGTTGAAGCCGAAGTTGACTGAACTGATTCTGTTTCTTCTTGAGAAGCAACAGCTGAATCATCTGCCGATATTACTGTCGAAGAAACAAAAACACCATCGTGTAATGCGTCGCTCCAAGATGTAGTACCTAGAACAGAACTCCAAGTATCTTTAATGTATTTATAGTATTTAGTAGTGTTACCAGACCATTGCATTAACGTCTCTTGAAATTGACGTGTATCATACAAAGGTTTAATAGTAGGTTGCATTAAACTAAAATGAGTTTTAGTCATTTGCACATCTCCCCAACTCTCTAAATAGTGAGGTGTAGCAGCAACATAGTCACAAAGTTTTGCTGTTTCATCTTCTTTTGAAGAGAACGACACTGCGACATCAACCTTTTTTAATCCTTCTATAAATTCTTTTGCATTTGGCAAGCTATATGCAGGATTTACACCAGCAATAAGCAAGCCGCCAACAGCACCAGAATTCATATCCACTACAAGCTGTTTTACAGCTTTTGCATTACCTTGACGTATCATTTTAGGATTCTTAACATCCATAACAATACTACCAAGCTTTTCATTTATTGCCATTGCGAGAGTATGCGCATCTTCATCTTGAAGACCCGTTAACACAACAGCATTACCACCTGAATTTCTTAATTGAGAAACAGCTTTAACAACTGCATCATCAAATTTCGCATCTAGACCACTAGTTGAACCTCCAACAATATAACCATACATGGCAGCAAGAATTGCTTTTTGTTGAGATGGCGTTGCAGGAATACGCTTATCTGCATTAGCACCAGACAATGACATATTAGCCTCTACCTGAATATGACGAGACATTTTCCCATTCTTAGGAACACGACCTTTAGCATAGCCTTTGTCATTTCCTCCACCTTGCCAATCACCTAAGAAATCTGCTCCAACAGAAACAATAGTTTCAGCTTTAGAGAAGTCATAATTAGGCAATGCTCTAGAACCATATCTCCCTTCAAAAGCATTTAAAGCAGCTTCATCTGAAACCGTGTCGTAAACAACATGCTTTACATTAGCGTATTTTGAAGAAAATTCTTTAATAATTCTATCTGTAGATGGACTAGCAAATGTTTGTGTTAACAACACAATTTGCTTTCCTCCTAAAGAATTTAATTTATCACCAACTTGCTTATCAAACGCTTCCCAAGAAACCGCTTCACCATTAGCCATTGGTCTTTTTAAACGATTATTATCATAAAGCGATAATACTGATGCGTTAACCCTAGCATTTACAGATCCAACAGCTCCATCTTCTAGGTTTCTGTCTATTTTAATAGGACGCCCTTCGCGAGTCTTAACCAAAACACTAGCAAAATCGAAACCATCTGCTATTGTAGAGGCATAGTAGTTTGCAACACCAGGAACAATACTCTCAGGTTGCACTACATAAGGAATAGAACGAATAACAGGACCCTCACAAGCTGCAAGAGAGGCTGCCGCCGTACTAAAACCAACATATTTTAAGAAATCACGACGTGATGTAGACGAATTCTCCATCGTTTTATCATTCCCTAAGAAATCATCCGTAGGAATCTCTGATGGAAACTCATTTTGACGAAGCGTCTCAACCACTGGATTGGAATCTTCCAACTCCTCAACACTTTTCCAGTATTTCTTGTTTGATGACATATGCATTATTGTTTTTTGGTGATTTGTTTAAAGTACAAATCAGGACTTTATATTATATTAATAGTGGCACTTACCACACTCTAAACCACCCATTTCTGCAGCAGTTACTTGCTCTACACCGTACTTCTTAGCTAGCTCTTCATGAATTTTTTCATAATAAGCATTACCTTCCATCTTAACGTTTGTCTCTCTATGACAGTTAATACACCACCCCATAGTTAATGGCGAGTGCTGACTCATAATTTCCATTTCCTCAACAGGACCGTGACATTTCTGACACTCTATTCCCGCAACAGATACGTGCTGTGAGTGATTAAAGTAAGCAAAATCTGGTAAGTTATGGATACGCACCCATTTTACCGGTTTTGTTTCACCAGTATATTTTTGACCATCCCATCCTACAGCATCGTAAAGCTTTTGGATCTCATTGTCATAAAACTCTTTAGAATATTCATCCGTAACTGAAGTAAACTCACTAGAAGCATCAGCTACCTCAGAGATAGACTTATGACAGTTCATACAAACATTTAATGATGGAATACCAGAATGCTTAGAAACTCTAGCAGACGAGTGACAATACTTACACTCTATCTCATTAAGACCTGCGTGAATTCTATGCGAATAATGAATTGGCTGAATTGGCTCGTAACCCTGATCTACACCAACTTGCATAAAATAACCATACACAAAATACCCACTAGCTAACAGTAAGAATACCGCCGTAACTAATACTAGGAATTGATTTTCTATAAATGATTTCCAAATAGGAGTTCTTTTTTCCTTAACCGGCAAGGCAACACCTTGCTCCGTTGCAAATCTTCTTAATGTCTTATTAACTAAGAATAATACAGAAATCAACATTAACAACACAAATGCAAGAATACCCAATACAAGATTATTCGAAACACCATTACCACCTTCAGAAGAACCACCTCCAGTTGAACCCGTATTAACTGGCGCTTCTGCTTTAGGCTCCTCAACATAAGCAAGGATATTATCGATATCGTTGTTAGAAAGTTGAGGGAAGTTGTTCATTACAGAACCACCCCATTCTTCAAAAATTGCAATAGCCTCTGCATCTCCAGAAGCTCTTAAGTCTGCATTGTTTTTTACCCACTCGTAAATCCAACCACGTTCGTGACGATCTGTCACACCGTTTAGTGCTGGACCTGTTGCGTTTTTGTAACGCTTATGACAAGCTGCACACAAAGAGTTGAATAATTCTTTTCCTTTTGCCGGATCTCCAGCGCCTTCATCTTGTACCTGCTCTTCACCAGTTTGAACTGGATCGGCCTGCGCTTGCGCAAATGAATTTGTGGATAATGATACAAAAAACACCAAAGTGAGTAACAGCGTTTTAAGTAGTTGATGGCGGGTTGACACCTGTTTCATATCGTCGTTCAATTATCTTCGAGATTGGTATGATTTTAGCTTTAAGCTATTTAAAATATATAGTTAACGCCCTTTTAAAATCAGGCACAAAAGTAATACTTAAAGACCTTTTAGGAAATGTAACAGCTACGATAATTAATAATTTATAATAAATCTAAATAATAAATTACTCTTAAAATTCGTTCTACCTAGGTTACTTTTGCATCAAATACTTTTCAAAATGAGCAGATTAAATATACAGATTTTATACAAAACATTGTTTTTCATATTGGTTAGTAGCCAAATTAGCATTGCACAACAAGGCAATATTAAGGTTGAACAGGACGCCAAACTTCCTCAATTACTAGAAAAACGTATCGATATGAGTAAAAATAATGAGCTTGGAGAGCGTTTCAAGATTCAACTTTACTATGGAAACAATCAAAAAGCAAGTAACACAATTACAAGTTTTAGATCTAAGTTTGGCGAGTGGCCATCAGAAGTTGTTTACGAAACCCCTAACTATAAAGTTTGGGTAGGGAATTTTAGAAATAAACTTGAAGCAGATAGAGCTTTACTTAAAATAAAAGAGCAATTTCCTAGCGCTTTTATCTTTAAACCAGAAAGAGGCTAGACTCATATTCGATATCAAATTTTAAAGCGGTCTGTATACATATATTGATCGCTTTTTTTTGATCCTATTTCATACTTATTTTACTGAACACGCATTATACTTTAAGACTAAAAACTTATATCATAGATAACTGACAATCTGTTAGTTAATTAATAACTAAAGCCTACTACGCAGTCTTAGTTTTGTATATATTTCTCTTTTATAAACAATTTAAAATATGAGAAATATATACTTAAAACTTATGGTAATTGCTCTTATTATTGGAGTAACAAAACAGACCTATTCACAAGATTCAGAAGTTATTTACGAGGCTATAGATAATGGTAGTGGCGTTGCATTAGGAGTAGCAATATCGAGTGCAGATAATGGCATCGGAACATTTTCTGGAGATGGCGTACAGCTAGCAGGTACAGCACGAATTATTAATCAAATAACTATATCGTGTTTTGTAACTACAGATACTGCATTTATACCTGGCGAGTTTACCGTAAGATTATATACAGATTGCC
This region of Croceibacter atlanticus HTCC2559 genomic DNA includes:
- a CDS encoding TAT-variant-translocated molybdopterin oxidoreductase; this encodes MSSNKKYWKSVEELEDSNPVVETLRQNEFPSEIPTDDFLGNDKTMENSSTSRRDFLKYVGFSTAAASLAACEGPVIRSIPYVVQPESIVPGVANYYASTIADGFDFASVLVKTREGRPIKIDRNLEDGAVGSVNARVNASVLSLYDNNRLKRPMANGEAVSWEAFDKQVGDKLNSLGGKQIVLLTQTFASPSTDRIIKEFSSKYANVKHVVYDTVSDEAALNAFEGRYGSRALPNYDFSKAETIVSVGADFLGDWQGGGNDKGYAKGRVPKNGKMSRHIQVEANMSLSGANADKRIPATPSQQKAILAAMYGYIVGGSTSGLDAKFDDAVVKAVSQLRNSGGNAVVLTGLQDEDAHTLAMAINEKLGSIVMDVKNPKMIRQGNAKAVKQLVVDMNSGAVGGLLIAGVNPAYSLPNAKEFIEGLKKVDVAVSFSSKEDETAKLCDYVAATPHYLESWGDVQMTKTHFSLMQPTIKPLYDTRQFQETLMQWSGNTTKYYKYIKDTWSSVLGTTSWSDALHDGVFVSSTVISADDSAVASQEETESVQSTSASTAARRLAQSATNSGSGLELTLYTSTALGDGQQANNPWLQEFPDPITRASWDNYLLVSKADADRLELKNTHVANGALNGSYVTIKADGVELNNVPVIIQPGQAIGSAALALGYGKKESIQKEMQTGINAYPLYKDFNTVQNISISKESGMHEFACVQLQNTLMGRGDILKETTLEIFNTKDKHVWNKMPEVSKDHIEYDVTSPEVDLWDEFDRSVGHHFNLSIDLNSCTGCGACVIACHSENNVPVVGKEEVRKSRDMHWLRIDRYYSSDMTEEKAEEEGYSGVGLFGDGVTDMFTEMEDPSAVSPQVVFQPVMCQHCNHAPCETVCPVAATSHGRQGQNHMAYNRCVGTRYCANNCPYKVRRFNWFLYNKNDEFDYHMNNDLGRMVLNPDVVVRSRGVMEKCSMCIQMTQKTILDAKRDGRAIKDGEFKTACSAACESGALVFGDINDKGSEINELKEDDRMYHLLESVGTKPNVMYQTLVRNTKEA
- a CDS encoding c-type cytochrome, with protein sequence MKQVSTRHQLLKTLLLTLVFFVSLSTNSFAQAQADPVQTGEEQVQDEGAGDPAKGKELFNSLCAACHKRYKNATGPALNGVTDRHERGWIYEWVKNNADLRASGDAEAIAIFEEWGGSVMNNFPQLSNNDIDNILAYVEEPKAEAPVNTGSTGGGSSEGGNGVSNNLVLGILAFVLLMLISVLFLVNKTLRRFATEQGVALPVKEKRTPIWKSFIENQFLVLVTAVFLLLASGYFVYGYFMQVGVDQGYEPIQPIHYSHRIHAGLNEIECKYCHSSARVSKHSGIPSLNVCMNCHKSISEVADASSEFTSVTDEYSKEFYDNEIQKLYDAVGWDGQKYTGETKPVKWVRIHNLPDFAYFNHSQHVSVAGIECQKCHGPVEEMEIMSQHSPLTMGWCINCHRETNVKMEGNAYYEKIHEELAKKYGVEQVTAAEMGGLECGKCHY
- a CDS encoding SPOR domain-containing protein; the encoded protein is MSRLNIQILYKTLFFILVSSQISIAQQGNIKVEQDAKLPQLLEKRIDMSKNNELGERFKIQLYYGNNQKASNTITSFRSKFGEWPSEVVYETPNYKVWVGNFRNKLEADRALLKIKEQFPSAFIFKPERG